From bacterium:
AGGCACCACGACGTACCGGGTGAACGCGCCGTGCACCCCGTGCCCGATCGAGCGGCGGCGCTCACACATCAAGACATCGCCGGTCAGGCAGTACCGGCACCGGCCGCACCGGATCGCGGCCGGCATGGCGACGACCGGATCGCCCAGCGCAAATCCTTCTACGCCGTCTCCCAGCCGGTCGATCTGCCCGCTGAACTCATGCCCGAGGATCACCGGAGGACGGCTCGGGAACTCCTCGCGCAGGATATGGATGTCCGTCCCACAGATCCCCGCTGCCGCGACCGCGATCCGGACCTGCCCGGCCCCCGGCTGCGGCTCGGGCATCTCCATGAGCTCGACGTTCCCCGGCCCCGAACGGACCTTCACGACAGCCTTCATCACGCCGCCCCTGCCAGACGAAGGGCGGTGCCCAAGAGAACAGCCGCGCCCCGGGTGCAGTCCTCTTGGGAGGTCCACTCGGCTTCGTTGTGGCTTAATCCGCCGGCGCTCGGGACGAAGATCATGCCGGCCGGATACCGGTCCGCCACGTACTTGGCGTCGTGACCGGCGCCGGCCCATACCCGATGCGCGGAGTACCCTAGGTCCGCCGCGGCTTCGGCGACCGTTTCGACAACGAGCGGATGAAATGGGGTGGGTGGACTCCGCCAGAACTCGGAAGCCAGCACCTCGACCCCATCCCCCTTGGCGACCTCAGCGCAGAGCTGCTGGAGCCGACGCCACGCGGCCTCCAGCACCTCTGCGTTCCGGGCCCTGAGATCGGTCGACATGCGCACCGCGCCCGCCACCACGTTGATCGTGTTCGGGCTCACCTCGCACCGGCCAACGGTGGTGCGCAGGCCGGAAAAATCTTCGGTCATCTGCCGAACTCCAAGGACGATACGGCTCGCGGCCACGAGCGCGTCCCGGCGATCACCCATGGGAGTCGGCCCTGCGTGCGCGGCGCGGCCGACCACGTCCGTCCACCCCCAGGCAATACCCTCCACGCCCTCGACGACTCCGATCTCGCGGCCCTCGCGTTCCAGAATCGGCCCCTGCTCGACGTGCAACTCGATGTAGGCTGTGGGTGCCTGCAGGCGGTCCGCGACATTGCCGCAGTACCCGATCCGCCGAAGTTCGTCGCCGAACGTGCGGCCATCGCGATCCCGGGCGGCGTACGCCTCCTCGACCGTGAACTGCCCGCACACCGCCCCGCTCGCGAGCATCGCGGGAGCGAAGCGGGCCCCTTCTTCGTTGGTCCAGCACACCACTTCTACAGGTCGCGTTGTCGCCACGCCCGCATCGTTCATCGCGCGGACCGCTTCGAGGGCGCCGAGGACGCCGAGCGCTCCGTCGAACCGGCCGCCGGTTGGGACGGTGTCGAGGTGTGACCCACACACAACCGGCGCGGCGGCCGGATCCATACCTGCTCGCCGCCCGTAGATGTTGCCGAGGTCGTCCACCCGGACGGCGCACCCGACCGCCCGCAGCCACCGCACCAGGAGATCCCGCGCCCCACGATCCTCGTCGCTCAGGGCGAGGCGGTGAACGCCGCCCGCGGGCGTGCGCCCGATCTCCGCCATCGTCATCAGCGACTCCCAGAGGCGCGCGCCATTGACCGCAGCCTGTCCCGACATGCCAACCCTCCCAGCGGTCTGGGTTCGCCGGGTCGGTCGGGGCTCCCTGGGGTCGCGTCCTGCTTAGACGATCGCGATCAATATCCGCCTCCAGCCGTCCTCTGGACGATCACGGGGTACGAGACGACCACCGATGGGTCAGCGCCGGTGGCCTGTAGCTTCACGATAAACGTGCCTGGTTTCGCGGTTGAGGTGACCCCGACGCTTAACGTGGCCGTGAAGGGTGGATTTCCGGTGACCGGGCTGAACTGGATGGTCATACCGCTCGGTACATCCCACGCCATGAGGCTCGTCCCCCCGGTCTTCCCGGACCGCAGAGCGACCGTGACCTTGGCTGAGGCCGTTCCTCCTTGGTCAACGGTCAGAGTCGCAGGCTCGAGCGCGAGGGCGGACGTTGCTCCTTGCCCATTGCCCTGCCCTGCCGCCCAAGGGATGAATCCCAAGCCAACGATGAGCGCCGGGATGAGTGATTGCCAAGGGCGCCGCATGCATCACCTCCCGACAGAGCCTTACCGACATCCCAACTACCAATTGTCGCAGAACTTTGCACCCGATAGTATGTTGACCCAGCCGGACGCGAAGTCCTCGTGGATAGGGCATGATCACGGGCGGGCACCGCAGAATACTGCCTCCGGAGGTGTGCGCCGATGACCGATCCATCGCACCTGCGGAGCGAAGGCGACCTCAACATCTCGCCGCGGCGCCGCCAATGGCAGGCCGCGGCCCTCGACGCCGAGACGAAGGCCGTCCTCGAGGAAGACGATCGCTACTTCCTCCATCAGTCGCTCTCGACGCCGTGCCTGAATGCGATGCGAAGCTGCGACGGCCTCTACATCGAGGACCTGCAGGGCCGCCGGTACATGGACTTCCACGGAAACTACGTGCACCAGGTGGGGTTCGCCAACCCGGCCGTGATCGCGGCGATCAAGGCACAGCTCGACGATCTTTCGTTCTGTACCCGCCGCTACACCAACCGCACCGCGGTCGCGCTGGCGAAGAAGCTGGCCGCACTCGCCCCAGGCGATCTGAACAAAGTGCTCTTCTGTCCCGGGGGAACCGGCGGCATCGGCATGGCGCTCAAACTGGCCCGGGTGGCCACCGGCCGTCACAAGACGATCTCGATGTGGGACTCCTTCCACGGTGCCTCGCTCGATGCGATTTCGGTAGGGGGCGAGGAGATCTTTCGGGGCGGAATCGGCCCACTGCTCCCCGGCACCGAACACGTGCCGCCGCCCGACCCGTACCGCTGCGTGTGGGAGTGCGGACGTCGAGGGGGGTGCGACCTCAAGTGCGCCGACTACATCGCGTACGTGCTGGAGAAGGAGGGCGACGTCGCGGCGGTCGTCGCCGAAACCATCCGCAGCACGCCCGTGGTCCCGTCGCCCGACTACTGGCCCGCGGTGCGCCGCGCCTGCGACCGGCACGGCGCGCTCCTGATCCTCGATGAGATCCCCACCGCGCTCGGCCGGACCGGGACGATGTTCGCCTGCGAGCACTACGCCGTCGTGCCGGACATCCTGGTGATCGGCAAGGGGCTGGGCGGGGGCATTCTCCCGCTCGCCGCGCTCATCGCGCGCGAAGGCCTCGACGTGGCGGGGGAACGGGCGCTGGGGCACTACACGCACGAGAAGAATCCGGTGGCGTGCGCCGCCGCCCTCGCGACAATCGCGTACATCGAAGACCACGGGCTCCTGGGACGGGCCCGGGACCTGGGACGCTACGCGCTCGACCGGATTCGGGCGATGATGGATGACCACCCATTGATTGGGGACGTGCGTGGAATCGGGCTGCTGCTCGGGATGGAACTCGTGGCGGATCGAGCCACGCGGGAGCGCGCGACGGACGAGGCCGAGGCGGTCATGTACGAAACCCTCTCCCGTGGGCTGAGCTTCAAGCTGACGATGGGCAGCATCATCACCCTCGCCCCTCCCCTGACGATCCGGCGGGAGGAGATGGACCGGGCGCTCGCCATCCTCGATGCGTCCCTGACCAAGGTAGAGGCCACGCGGAGATCATGATCAAAGAGGGCAACACGGTGACGCATCAGAAATCCCGGTGGAGTATCATGCCGAACACCCCGGTCGGCCTGTTGCGTTCTTCGCCGCGCTCTGTGCGGCGTCGCGCCGGCACGCCGCTTCAGGATGCGCTGCGGGTGGTCGCCGCATGGCTCGACTACAAGCGGACGTACCACCGGATTCCCGCCCTCTCAGTCGGGGTGGTCCATGGAAACGATATGGTCTTCCGCGCGGCCTACGGGTACGCCGATGAGGCCGCCCGCCGCAAGCCGACCGATAGAACCTGCTACCGCGTCGCATCCATCTCGAAGACCTTCACTGCTACCGCGGTGATGCAGTTGGTCGAGCGCGGACTGGTGCGCCTCGACGAACGCGCAGACTACTATGTGCCGTGGTTCAAATCACGGCGGGGTGGGTCGCTCGACGCGATCACGGTCCGCCATCTCCTCTCGCACGGCGCTGGGGTCGAGCGTGACGGCAGCGACCATTGGACCACTGACCGATTCCCGACGCTCGAGCAGCTCAAGGCACGCGTCCGAGACGGCGTCGCCGTCTTCCCTCCGCTGGAGCGGTGGAAGTATTCGAACCTCGGGTATGCGGTCCTGGGGCAGGTCGTGGCGGCCGCGGGCGGCCGATCCTACGAAGACTGCGTCCGAGCGGGGATTCTCGAGCCGCTGGGGTTGACGCACTCCGGGTTCGACCTCACCCCGAAGATCATCCAGAGTCTGGCGCTCGGCTACGGCCGGGAAGGACCCGGCCGTGGCAGGGCACCGTTCACGCATCCGGACACGAACGTCTGGCGCGCCGCAGCCGGGATGGTGTCGAACGTCGTCGATCTCTGCGCGTTCATGTCCGCCCAGTTCCCGGGCAGCGGGCGGCTCCTGAGCGATCTCAGCAAGCGGGAGATGCGGCGGCCGCAGTGGCAACGGGCCGGGGAAGGCTATGGACTGGGCTACCACATTTGGACCGTCGATTGCACGCCCATTGTCGGACACGGCGGAGGCTTCCAGGGCTTCAAGACCGCGATCGGCATGGACACCGAGCGGAAGATCGGGGTCGCGGTCTTGACGAACGCCATCGACGGACCGGCCCAGCCGCTGATGATCGGAATCTTCCAGACCATCTACGACTGTCTCGGGCGCGTCGATTCACGCGCCTCCTCGTCCGCGACGAGTGCCGCCCTGCTGAGGTACGAGGGCCGCTATACCAACAGATGGGGGGAGCTGGAGATCGTCAGGGTGGGCAACCGCCTCGTGGGATTCGAACCGAGAAGTGATCGCCCACTTCGTGACGTGGACGAGCTCGAGCGACGGGGACCCGGGCGCTTCCGGATCGTCGCCGGCGCCGGGATCGGCAGCATCGGCGAGGCGGTCACGTTCCAGTTGGATGCCAGGGGTGTGCCGAGGCGCCTGCGCTGGGGGCCCACCCCAATGCGCCGCGTGAAAACGAACCGCCAATCCTAGCGGCTTCAACGATGCCCGTATTCACGGGCTCCGCCCGGACCGTCCCGAGCTCGATCGGCCACGCATGTTCGAGCCGCTCGCGAAGGAGCCAGCACTTGTTCTTGACAAGAACGTGAAGGACAAGGGCCACCATATCTAACACAAGCGGATCCAAGGAGGTACATTCTATGTGGATGGCGGGACGTAAGATCATCAGCGTTGTGCTGTTTTCGTTAGTAGTGTCCGTGGGGGTGGCATCCGCTCAATACAACTACCCAACGACTCCCCAGCCGACCCAGCCACCTAGCCAATCCACCAGCCTCAACGTGGCCAGCGCAGTGATTGAGGGGAAGTCGCAGCCGATTCTTGTGGACG
This genomic window contains:
- a CDS encoding serine hydrolase domain-containing protein; translation: MIKEGNTVTHQKSRWSIMPNTPVGLLRSSPRSVRRRAGTPLQDALRVVAAWLDYKRTYHRIPALSVGVVHGNDMVFRAAYGYADEAARRKPTDRTCYRVASISKTFTATAVMQLVERGLVRLDERADYYVPWFKSRRGGSLDAITVRHLLSHGAGVERDGSDHWTTDRFPTLEQLKARVRDGVAVFPPLERWKYSNLGYAVLGQVVAAAGGRSYEDCVRAGILEPLGLTHSGFDLTPKIIQSLALGYGREGPGRGRAPFTHPDTNVWRAAAGMVSNVVDLCAFMSAQFPGSGRLLSDLSKREMRRPQWQRAGEGYGLGYHIWTVDCTPIVGHGGGFQGFKTAIGMDTERKIGVAVLTNAIDGPAQPLMIGIFQTIYDCLGRVDSRASSSATSAALLRYEGRYTNRWGELEIVRVGNRLVGFEPRSDRPLRDVDELERRGPGRFRIVAGAGIGSIGEAVTFQLDARGVPRRLRWGPTPMRRVKTNRQS
- a CDS encoding aspartate aminotransferase family protein, which codes for MTDPSHLRSEGDLNISPRRRQWQAAALDAETKAVLEEDDRYFLHQSLSTPCLNAMRSCDGLYIEDLQGRRYMDFHGNYVHQVGFANPAVIAAIKAQLDDLSFCTRRYTNRTAVALAKKLAALAPGDLNKVLFCPGGTGGIGMALKLARVATGRHKTISMWDSFHGASLDAISVGGEEIFRGGIGPLLPGTEHVPPPDPYRCVWECGRRGGCDLKCADYIAYVLEKEGDVAAVVAETIRSTPVVPSPDYWPAVRRACDRHGALLILDEIPTALGRTGTMFACEHYAVVPDILVIGKGLGGGILPLAALIAREGLDVAGERALGHYTHEKNPVACAAALATIAYIEDHGLLGRARDLGRYALDRIRAMMDDHPLIGDVRGIGLLLGMELVADRATRERATDEAEAVMYETLSRGLSFKLTMGSIITLAPPLTIRREEMDRALAILDASLTKVEATRRS
- a CDS encoding Zn-dependent hydrolase; the protein is MSGQAAVNGARLWESLMTMAEIGRTPAGGVHRLALSDEDRGARDLLVRWLRAVGCAVRVDDLGNIYGRRAGMDPAAAPVVCGSHLDTVPTGGRFDGALGVLGALEAVRAMNDAGVATTRPVEVVCWTNEEGARFAPAMLASGAVCGQFTVEEAYAARDRDGRTFGDELRRIGYCGNVADRLQAPTAYIELHVEQGPILEREGREIGVVEGVEGIAWGWTDVVGRAAHAGPTPMGDRRDALVAASRIVLGVRQMTEDFSGLRTTVGRCEVSPNTINVVAGAVRMSTDLRARNAEVLEAAWRRLQQLCAEVAKGDGVEVLASEFWRSPPTPFHPLVVETVAEAAADLGYSAHRVWAGAGHDAKYVADRYPAGMIFVPSAGGLSHNEAEWTSQEDCTRGAAVLLGTALRLAGAA